The following is a genomic window from Streptomyces sp. BHT-5-2.
CCACAGCCAGACCACGAGGGTGCACGCGCTGACACCTTGTCCCGTATCGCGCGACCTACCACCGATTGGCTGTATGACCGGCAGCCGTCCGTGACGGAGGACAGGTTGCGGATCCCCACAGCGTGCCGCCGATCGACTGTTTTCGGCTACGAGCAGAGCGCAGGCCATGACCTGCCGAACGCGGGAATTCATCAAGCGACGGCCATCGACACATATTCAACACGGTCTTCAGACCCGCTCGGTGTCTTCGGGCAAGCCGACGAATTCGGGTCAGAGGAAGGGCGTCGGAACGGGGTCGGGAACGGGTGCCGGGCTCGGTCCGGGCGCGGGGCCCGTTCGCCGCAGGCTGTGTTCGGGCTCGGGACCGTTGTGTGTGCCGGTCACCCCCGCTACCCGAGCGCATTCCGACGACACTTCTCCCAGGCGCGCATCGGCGGCCCGTCGCCACGACGGGCGACCATCGGCCGCCACACTTCCACCATGGCCTCCCCTCCGACATCCGGCCACCGAAGTACGTCACGCCGGCTTTCCCGGCCTGCCGGCTGGACAGGTGCCCTCCGGACGCGCAGCCCGCCCCGGCGTGACCACCGCTTCCGAAGATGACTGTCAGGAATCCGGTTCCAGGGTCCCGGCAGCCACCCGGAGGTCGGATACGAGTCCCGCGTAGGGTGCCGCTCGGTCCTCGGCACGCAGAATCGCCGCGGGGTGGAGTGTCGCGACGACGCATGCCGAAGCGCCGCCCCCCTTTCCCGGAACGGTCTTGCCCCCGGGAACGCCCTCCTCGACCAGCGGAATCGGGACGCCCCGGTCCTTCGACACCCGGAACGAAGGGCCCAGAAGCGCCCTGCCTGCGGTCGCCCCGAGGGCCACCACCACCTCAGGGGCCACCAGGCGCAGTTCGGCGGTCAGCCAGGGGCGGCATGCCGCCATCTCCCGCAGGCTGGGAGACCTGTGGATACGCCGCTTACCCCGCGTCGCCGAGCTGAACTTGAAGTGTTTGACCGCGTTGGTGAAATACACCCGGTCCTCGTCCAGGCCCACGTCCCGCAGCGCCTTCCTCAGCAGGCCGCCGGCCGGCCCCACGAACGGCTTCCCCTGGCGGTCCTCCTGGTCACCCGGCTGCTCACCGACGAGCATGATGCGCGCCGAAGAGCTCCCCGTACCGAAGACGGTCTGCGAGGCGTCCCGGAAGAGCGGGCAACCTCGGCAGTCCGCCGCGGCACGCCGATGGGCCGGAAGCCCTCCGCGCCGGGGCAGGTAGGGGCCGGCGTCGTATTGCAGCCCGTCCTGCGATCCGTCCGAGGCATGGTCCGTGCCGCTCATGGGCGCCCCTGACCGCGGCCGGTGAGGAAATCGCGGGTCCGGTCCACCAGGCCCAGCCCCGGAGCGAGCAGCTTGATTGCCGGCGGGGTACTCGGTGCCGACGGACGGGGTCGGGTCGGGGCGGACTTCTTCGCTTCGCGAACCTTCCTTCCCAGGCTTTCCAGGATGAAGGAGTGGACGCCCTCGCGTAGCCGGGGGAACAGGTCGTTCTCCTCGTCGCGGACGTGCGCGGTCACCTCGGTCCTCAGCTTCACCATGAGCCGGTTGAATTCCAAGTCGCCGGATTCGCGGCCTTCCAGTTCTTTGAGGAGCTGCTCGACGCGTTCGTGGCCGGCGATCTCCTGGTCGGCCAACGCACCGCCGCCCTCCAGGTGTTCGCGCACTGCCGGGTAGAGGTGTTCTTCCTCAGCTACGGCGTGTCGCACCAGTTCGATCGTGATCTCGTCCGCCAGGCGTTTGCGTTCCTCGCTGTCCGGTGGCGTGCCCTCGAACTGTGAGAAGAGCTCTTCGACCTCCCGGTGGTCGGAGGTCAGCTCGGCGATGACATCTCCGCTGTCTCCCATACGCGTCCGCCTCCGTCTGTGATGGTGAGCGACCGGCTTCCCGGCTCCCGCCCCACGCGTTCCCGAACGGCCAGGTCGCTAACACCACCGCGCGCAGATGAGCACAACCGGACCAGCGCCCCTCCCTGCACCGGCAGCGATGCCGCCGAACGCCTGCTTGCCCGCACACGTCGAGGCCAGGTGCCGATCGTGCCGGTGTCTTCGATGTGACTCGATATGACTCGATGTGAATGGCGCACTGCCGACAGCCCGCTTCGGCACGCGGCGACTGGCCGCGCCCTGCCCACCAGCAGACCGAGCACGTCGGCAACACCACGGTCACCTCATGGTGAAGTACGTGCCAGCCGGACCGACGCACCGGAAGGACTGTCGTTGACGAGGGGCAGGGTGTTGGCTCTCTTGCCACCCTGTGTGGTGGTAGTCCGCCGGTCGAACGGGAGCGGGGCTATGCGTGTGCGGGGATTCGCGGAGAACGCTCCCACCCTGCCCGGTGGGAACGGCACTGTGGTGAGGGGAGGCCGCCGGCTCAGCGCGGGGTGATGGCGATGCCCTCGGGCTCGTGTCCGGTCGGCAGGGTGGCGCGCACCCGCCGGGCGTAGGGGTCGATGACCGACACGGTGTCGGACTGCTCGTTGGTCACCCACACCCGTCGGCCGTCGGGGGTCACCGCGACGCCCTGCGGCTGGACGCCGACGTGGACGTGGCCGATGATCCGGTGCCCGCCGATGTCGATGATCAGCAGGCAGTCCCGGGCCGAGTCGGCGACGTAGAGGAGCCGGCCGTCGGGGCTGACGGCGCTGCCCAGGGGCGCCCGGCCGCCCGGCAGACGGCCCACCACGGTGTCGTTTCGGGTGTCGATGACGGAGATCGTGCCGGAGCCGGTGTTGGAGACGTAGACCAGGCGGCCGGAGGGCGGCGAGCTGATGCCGCTGGGGAAGTCCCCGACCCGGATCCGCCGGATCGCGCGGGAGCTCGGGTCGAGTACGGTCACACAGCCGGCGCCGTTGTCGGTCACATAGGCCCGCCCGTCCGGGATGGTGGTGATGCTGTGCGGCAGCGGGCCCACCGGC
Proteins encoded in this region:
- a CDS encoding hemerythrin domain-containing protein; its protein translation is MGDSGDVIAELTSDHREVEELFSQFEGTPPDSEERKRLADEITIELVRHAVAEEEHLYPAVREHLEGGGALADQEIAGHERVEQLLKELEGRESGDLEFNRLMVKLRTEVTAHVRDEENDLFPRLREGVHSFILESLGRKVREAKKSAPTRPRPSAPSTPPAIKLLAPGLGLVDRTRDFLTGRGQGRP
- a CDS encoding beta-propeller fold lactonase family protein, whose product is MHRHIPAGAPPGMSPTCCRPSAASPSSRRRRLCLGLTCAFMLSGALVAAGAPSHAPTRRAGGFPVRVSAYVANSGGEIASVYDTRLEHKFGAVQVGYGPIGVGASPDGERVYVANGRSDTVSCVNTGPRLVTATVRVGRRPFAAVPSRNGRRVLVANFGSDTVTVLSAPDCRVMATVPVGPLPHSITTIPDGRAYVTDNGAGCVTVLDPSSRAIRRIRVGDFPSGISSPPSGRLVYVSNTGSGTISVIDTRNDTVVGRLPGGRAPLGSAVSPDGRLLYVADSARDCLLIIDIGGHRIIGHVHVGVQPQGVAVTPDGRRVWVTNEQSDTVSVIDPYARRVRATLPTGHEPEGIAITPR
- a CDS encoding UdgX family uracil-DNA binding protein (This protein belongs to the uracil DNA glycosylase superfamily, members of which act in excision repair of DNA. However, it belongs more specifically to UdgX branch, whose founding member was found to bind uracil in DNA (where it does not belong), without cleaving it, appears to promote DNA repair by a pathway involving RecA, rather than base excision.) — translated: MSGTDHASDGSQDGLQYDAGPYLPRRGGLPAHRRAAADCRGCPLFRDASQTVFGTGSSSARIMLVGEQPGDQEDRQGKPFVGPAGGLLRKALRDVGLDEDRVYFTNAVKHFKFSSATRGKRRIHRSPSLREMAACRPWLTAELRLVAPEVVVALGATAGRALLGPSFRVSKDRGVPIPLVEEGVPGGKTVPGKGGGASACVVATLHPAAILRAEDRAAPYAGLVSDLRVAAGTLEPDS